In Lotus japonicus ecotype B-129 chromosome 5, LjGifu_v1.2, one genomic interval encodes:
- the LOC130716601 gene encoding DNA (cytosine-5)-methyltransferase CMT3-like, protein MPRKRKTPTPSAAACASSGEAPNKSRRKTNRKSSAAESAPAAVEKINAAVVNDSEGSNTRFVGDPVPAEEARQHWPHRYQEKKQSARSKSSSDDDILQARRHYREAEVDGSTLYKLYDDAHVKAEEGDDNYICKIVEMFEACDGTLHFTAQWYYRAKDTVIKNLAFLIEEPRRIFYSEVKDDNPLDCLLEKLNIARVTLNVDLAEKEKTIPLCDYYCDTQYILPYSTFVKFPPESKEISSDTSSTISSETNVTGKSEVDSQHKDTSNSEEKKDSELKLLDLYSGCGAMSTGLCLGANLSGSNLVTRWAVDLSEYACASLKLNHPETQVRNEKAENFLSLLKEWEKLCSYFSLVQNKVPHKQYVDLFSVEEDDETESVESSDEDDDEVFEVLELLAIRYGHPNEENEQCLYFKVRWKGYESDADSWEPVSGLSNCKEKIKDFVTQGFKLNILPLPVSDVDVICGGPPCQGISGFNRFRNEENPLDDEKNKQLVVYMDIVQYLKPKFALMENVVDILRFSKGFMGRYALGRLLQMNYQSRLGIMAAGAYGLPQFRLRVFIWGAAPTEKLPQFPLPTHDVILRGVIPVEFEINTVAYNEGHNEQLQRKLLLEDAISDLPPIDNNERRDEMQYDKSPQTEFQKFIRLSKNEMLGIPTRKSSNSMLYDHRSLKLNADDYQRVCRIPKKKGGCFRDLPGVRVRPDNKVEWNPDVKRVYLGSGKPLVPDYAMSFVGGTSSKPFARLWWDETVPTVVTRAEPHNQAILHPEQDRVLSIRENARLQGFPDYYKLCGPVKQRYIQVGNAVAVPVARALGYTLGLAFQGAVGDGPLYKLADGFPMNFPSSSSEENV, encoded by the exons ATGCCTAGAAAGCGCAAAACCCCCACACCCTCCGCCGCTGCATGTGCTTCCTCCGGCGAGGCTCCGAACAAGTCAAGGAGAAAGACGAATCGGAAGAGTTCCGCAGCTGAATCAGCTCCTGCTGCCGTCGAAAAGATCAACGCTGCTGTCGTCAATGACAGTGAAGGAAGTAACACCAGATTCGTCGGAGATCCAGTCCCTGCCGAGGAAGCAAGGCAGCACTGGCCTCACCGGTACCAGGAGAAG AAGCAATCTGCTAGGTCAAAGTCAAGCAG TGATGATGATATTCTCCAAGCTCGTCGGCACTATAGAGAGGCAGAAGTAGATGGGTCTACGCTTTACAAACTTTATGACGATGCCCATGTTAAA GCAGAGGAAGGAGATGACAATTACATTTGTAAAATTGTGGAGATGTTTGAGGCATGTGATGGGACCTTACATTTCACTGCACAATGGTACTATAGAGCAAAAGACACT GTCATTAAAAACCTTGCCTTTCTTATTGAAGAACCAAGGCGAATTTTTTATTCAGAAGTTAAGGATGACAATCCACTGGATTGTCTTTTAGAAAAGTTAAACATTGCAAGAGTGACGTTAAAT GTGGATTTGGCGGAAAAGGAGAAAACTATTCCACTATGTGATTATTACTGTGACACCCAGTATATTTTGCCATACTCTACATTTGTGAAATTTCCACCAG aaagcaaagaaattagtagTGATACTTCGTCCACAATATCTTCTGAAACCAATGTAACTGGAAAATCTGAGGTGGACTCTCAACATAAGGATACTTCCAAtagtgaagaaaagaaagattcAGAGCTTAAGTTGCTAGACTTGTACTCTGGGTGTGGCGCGATGTCAACTGGTTTATGCCTCGGTGCAAATTTGTCCGGTTCGAATCTTGTTACA AGATGGGCAGTAGACTTGAGCGAATATGCTTGTGCAAGTCTTAAATTAAACCATCCTGAAACTCAG GTTAGAAATGAAAAAGCTGAAAATTTCCTCTCATTATTAAAAGAATGGGAGAAGCTATGTAGTTACTTCTCTTTAGTCCAAAACAAGGTGCCACATAAGCAATATGTGGATCTTTTTAGTGTAGAAGAGGATGATGAGACTGAGAGTGTTGAAAgtagtgatgaagatgatgatgaagtgtTTGAAGTTTTGGAATTGCTTGCTATACGCTATGGTCATCCAAATGAGGAAAATGAGCAATGTTTATACTTCAAG GTTCGTTGGAAGGGATATGAATCTGATGCAGACTCTTGGGAGCCAGTTAGTGGTTTAAG TAATTGCAAGGAAAAAATAAAGGATTTTGTCACTCAAGGCTTCAAGTTGAATATTTTACCTTTGCCGGTAA GTGACGTTGATGTAATATGTGGTGGACCTCCATGCCAAGGTATTAGTGGTTTCAACCGCTTTCGGAACGAAGAGAACCCATTGGATGATGAGAAGAACAAGCAGCTAGTGGTTTACATGGATATTGTACAATATCTTAAGCCCAAATTCGCATTGATGGAAAATGTAGTTGATATTTTAAGATTTTCAAAAGGCTTTATGGGAAGGTATGCTTTGGGCCGTCTTCTTCAAATGAATTATCAAAGTCGCTTGGGAATTATGGCTGCTGGAGCTTATGGGCTTCCTCAATTTCGCTTGCGTGTCTTCATTTGGGGGGCGGCACCTACAGAG AAGCTTCCTCAGTTTCCACTTCCAACACATGATGTTATATTAAGGGGTGTCATTCCTGTGGAGTTTGAG ATAAACACAGTTGCATATAATGAAGGACACAATGAACAGTTGCAAAGAAAACTGTTGTTGGAAGATGCTATTTCTGACCTTCCTCCG ATTGATAATAACGAAAGGCGAGATGAGATGCAATATGATAAGTCTCCCCAGACTGAGTTCCAGAAGTTCATTAGATTAAGCAAAAATG AAATGCTGGGTATTCCAACTAGAAAAAGTTCAAATTCTATGCTTTACGATCATCGTTCACTAAAATTAAATGCAGATGATTATCAACGCGTGTGTCGGATTCCTAAAAAGAAG GGTGGATGCTTCAGAGATTTACCAGGTGTTCGTGTGCGACCAGATAATAAGGTTGAATGGAATCCTGATGTAAAACGAGTCTATTTGGGTTCAGGAAAACCATTG GTTCCTGATTATGCCATGTCTTTTGTGGGCGGAACGTCATCAAA ACCTTTTGCTCGGTTATGGTGGGATGAAACTGTTCCAACAGTTGTGACTAGAGCAGAACCTCATAATCAG GCAATTCTGCATCCAGAGCAAGATAGGGTTTTGTCAATTCGTGAAAATGCAAGACTTCAAGGTTTCCCCGACTACTATAAGCTATGCGGGCCAGTCAAACAAAG GTACATTCAAGTTGGGAATGCAGTTGCAGTTCCGGTGGCTCGAGCTTTAGGGTATACTTTAGGTCTTGCCTTTCAAGGTGCAGTTGGGGATGGTCCACTATATAAATTAGCTGATGGATTTCCCATGAATTTcccatcttcatcatctgaaGAAAATGTGTAA